In Meleagris gallopavo isolate NT-WF06-2002-E0010 breed Aviagen turkey brand Nicholas breeding stock chromosome 2, Turkey_5.1, whole genome shotgun sequence, the following are encoded in one genomic region:
- the PNRC1 gene encoding proline-rich nuclear receptor coactivator 1, whose product MVTTTAPPPFLTRISAGTEDPRRLPSTLLQHLRRGENNCENQPSCCLAGPGGSARPALKRVRRRKGKIRPGPAGLLPSRYQQFQQHRAGLGRRTPLGAHGPAELGAPVASTVSAGPGFAATPAEESLAPTPSRPAPSRPLREEFLKNKMGKTEKAATPHGQPVHGLHLCEQPKINRQKNKCNVPLTKITSAKKIENFWQDSVPPEIIQKQEKKPLKNTENFRNAKSKKPITLTDANQKENYAGAKFSDPPSPSVLPKPPSHWVGGTAELSDQNRELMAVHLKTLLKVQV is encoded by the exons ATGGTTACCACCACGGCGCCGCCGCCCTTCCTGACTCGAATTTCTGCGGGCACCGAAGATCCCCGGCGGCTGCCCTCGACGCTCCTCCAGCACCTCAGGCGAGGGGAAAACAACTGTGAGAaccagcccagctgctgcctggcgGGTCCGGGGGGCAGCGCGCGGCCCGCGCTGAAGAGAGTGAGGCGGAGGAAGGGCAAGATCCGGCCGGGCCCCGCCGGGCTCCTGCCGAGCCGTTACCAGCAGTTCCAGCAGCACCGCGCCGGCCTGGGCAGAAGGACGCCGCTGGGAGCGCACGGCCCGGCCGAACTCGGCGCTCCCGTCGCCTCAACTGTCTCTGCCGGTCCCGGCTTCGCGGCGACCCCCGCCGAGGAGTCCCTCGCACCCACCCCCTCCAGACCCGCGCCCAGCAGACCCCTCAGGGAAG AGTTCTTGAAGAACAAGATGGGAAAGACAGAGAAGGCTGCCACTCCCCACGGCCAGCCCGTTCACGGTTTACATCTGTGTGAACAACCAAAGATTAACAGGCAGAAGAATAAATGTAATGTGCCGCTGACAAAGATCACCTCGGCAAAAAAGATAGAGAACTTTTGGCAAGATTCGGTACCGCCAGAAATCATtcagaagcaggagaaaaagccacttaaaaacacagagaacttcagaaatgccaAGTCCAAGAAACCCATCACCCTCACAGATGCgaaccaaaaagaaaattatgctGGGGCGAAATTCAGTGACCCACCATCTCCCAGTGTCCTCCCAAAGCCCCCCAGCCACTGGGTGGGGGGCACAGCTGAGCTGTCTGACCAAAACAGGGAGTTGATGGCAGTCCATCTAAAAACTCTCCTCAAAGTTCAGGTGTAG
- the BORCS6 gene encoding LOW QUALITY PROTEIN: BLOC-1-related complex subunit 6 (The sequence of the model RefSeq protein was modified relative to this genomic sequence to represent the inferred CDS: inserted 1 base in 1 codon; deleted 3 bases in 2 codons), producing MVAQSDRLLGEHGGGVRGAASSALCCYTGWARPLPPSRQSLSENGESGLPLRRAPPIPANRRPLWPRPDQSEATQTLVAPPASAGRPIRADTNNGHAPVSESRARNAKRTXGTRASPVEHHRPTSRSAGGIGPASSSRSANRRGRKQAAKRPPGGGGAYAAGPAMEERVPRPAAAAGPPAEEGASRDERSLEALSLVAAQVDELLRNVHCGLQALTALSVGCIQTYRDGVESLGEAADLSIRAMYALVARCEELDRAMQPVPALAKRIRDMKGTLERLEGLCK from the exons ATGGTAGCACAGTCGGATCGGCTGCTAGGAGAACATGGCGGGGGAGTGagaggagcagccagcagcgCCCTGTGTTGTTACACGGGATGGGCACGCCCCCTTCCGCCCTCCCGCCAATCGCTGTCCGAGAACGGAGAGAGCGGCTTGCCTCTCCGCCGGGCACCACCAATCCCAGCGAACCGGCGGCCGCTCTGGCCCCGCCCCGACCAATCGGAAGCGACACAAACACTTGTGGCTCCGCCCGCTTCCGCAGGCCGCCCAATCCGGGCAGACACAAACAACGGGCACGCCCCAGTCTCCGAGTCACGGGCTCGAAATGCGAAGCGAA GAGGGACGAGAGCTTCCCCTGTTGAGCACCACCGGCCAACCTCGCGCAGCGCA GGCGGCATCGGCCCCGCCTCCTCGAGCCGCTCGGCCAATCGGAGGGGACGTAAACAGGCGGCGAAGCGCCCCCCC GGAGGTGGAGGTGCGTACGCGGCCGGGCCTGCCATGGAGGAGCGGGTGCCGCGGCCTGCTGCCGCTGCCGGTCCCCCGGCCGAGGAGGGAGCGAGTCGGGACGAGCGCAGCTTGGAGGCGTTGAGTCTG GTGGCGGCGCAGGTGGACGAGCTGCTGCGCAACGTGCACTGCGGGCTGCAGGCGCTGACGGCGCTTAGCGTCGGCTGCATCCAGACCTACCGAGACGGCGTGGAGAGCCTAGGCGAGGCGGCCGACCTCAGCATCCGCGCCATGTACGCGCTGGTGGCGCGTTGCGAGGAGCTGGACCGCGCCATGCAGCCCGTGCCCGCCCTGGCCAAGCGCATCCGCGACATGAAGGGCACGCTGGAGCGCCTCGAGGGGCTGTGCAAGTAG